In the Cellulomonas sp. C5510 genome, GAGGGGGACCCGGAGGCGGTCGTCGTCGCGCGCGGGCTCGAGGTCGTGTCGGACGACGGTCCTCTGCTCGAGGCCATCGACGCCGCCCTCGCGGCGCAGCCCGACATCGCCGAGAAGATCCGGTCCGGCAACCTCGGGCCGGTCGGCGCGATCATCGGGTCGGTCATGAAGGCCACGCGCGGTCAGGCCGACGCAGGGCGCGTGCGGGAGCTCGTGCTCGAGCGGGTCGCCCAGGGCTGACCGGTTGCGGCGGCGGGCCTGAGCGGGCCGCCGCCGCACCGGACGACCGGAGCGACCCGGCGATCTGACGGTGTCGTCACGCCGACGACCCGGCCGGGGCGCCGCGCCGACGACAGGACCGCGCTCCAGCGCGGCCGTCGACGCGCGACGTGGGGGAGCCCGAAACACGCCCGTGACGACGTCTGCCTAGGCTCGGGCAGGACGACAGGAGGCCTCATGGACAAGCCGACGCTCGAGGGCGAGATGATCCGCCTGCGGCCGATCCGGGCGGAGGACGCGCCGGCGATGTGGGACATGGTCAGCGACCCGGAGGGGAGACGGACCACGGGGACGACGACCGTCTTCACACGCGAGCAGGTCGAGCGCTGGTGCGCGACCGTCGCGGACCGGCCGGGCCGGATCGACCTGGCGATCACGGCGAACGGGTCGGACGAGTACCTGGGCGAGATCGTCCTGAACGAGATCGACGAGGTGGTCGGGTCGGCGAACCTGCGCCTCGTCATGCGTCCGGCCTACCGCGGGCGCGGCTACGGCACGGAGGCGATCGAGCTGGTGCTCGGCCTGGCGTTCGACGGCATCGGGCTGCATCGTGTCGGCCTGGACGTCCTGAGCATCAACGCCCGCGCGTTCTCCCTGTACGAGAACATCGGGTTCCGGGTCGAGGGGCGCCTGCGCGACGCCTACCGCGACGGGGACGGCTGGTGCGACGCGATCATGATGGCGATGCTCGAGGACGAGTACCGCACCCAGCGCGCCGCCTGACTCCCGCGCGCGAGGGGGCGTGCGCCGGGCGCACGTCGCCCCGCCGGGCGCACGCCGCCCACCGGGGGCGCCGCGCCGCTCGGTCTCCCGGGGGACAGCGCGAGGCGCCGGCCCCCGGGAGGGAGGGGACCGGCGCCTCGGGTCGGTGTGGCTCAGACGAGCCAGCGGTTCTTCTGCACGACCGGCAGGCTCTTCCACCAGCGGCCGAGGCCCCAGGTGTCGCCGCCCGCGGCGAACGCCACGAGGATCAGGGCCAGCGCGTACACGATGTGGTAGTCGACCAGGGGGTTGGTCGAGCCGGACTGCAGCGGCCACTCGGCGGCCCACATCATCAGCATGATGGCGGTGCCGGCGACGGCGGCCACGCGGGTGCCGATGCCGAGCATCACCGCGGCGCCGACGCCGAGCATGCCGAGCATGAACAGCACGTCGGTGACCGGGCTGGCGATGCCCTGGAAGAAGCCCTGGAACGGGCCGACGACGGCGGGGCTGTTGAGGAAGCCCTGGCTCGGCGCCCCGCCGTTGATCCAGGCGTTCTCGGAGGGCGTCGAGTAGCCCAGGCCGAAGGTCTTGTCGAGGAACGCCCAGAGGAAGATGAAGCCGGTCGCCAGGCGCAGGCCCGCGAGCGTCCGGCGCGCGGCGACCGACGTGAGGACGTCGTCGTGCGTGCGGGTCTCGGTGGTGCCGCTGGTCCGGGTGGGGGTGATCGTGGCCATCGTCTGCTCACGTCCGTTCAGGTAGGTCGTCGTCCTTGTGATGACATTCCCAATCTCCACCCGCGTGGGGCCGGACGCCTTGGCCGAAAGTCCCAGGTCCCCGCCCGAAACCGTCAGGGAGGCCCGAAATGGGCCGCTCGTGAGGATGGTTCGGGACCTTGGACCCACGGCGGAGGGTGGAGGCGTCGGTCGCCACTCCGACGACCGGTGCCCGGGCGCGCCGGACCCGGGACCCAGGTCCTGGGTCCGGCACGCCGAGGCGCCCGCCCCGCAGCAACGGGACGGGCGCCTCGGGCCGGCCTCGCGG is a window encoding:
- a CDS encoding GNAT family N-acetyltransferase, whose product is MDKPTLEGEMIRLRPIRAEDAPAMWDMVSDPEGRRTTGTTTVFTREQVERWCATVADRPGRIDLAITANGSDEYLGEIVLNEIDEVVGSANLRLVMRPAYRGRGYGTEAIELVLGLAFDGIGLHRVGLDVLSINARAFSLYENIGFRVEGRLRDAYRDGDGWCDAIMMAMLEDEYRTQRAA
- a CDS encoding DoxX family protein produces the protein MATITPTRTSGTTETRTHDDVLTSVAARRTLAGLRLATGFIFLWAFLDKTFGLGYSTPSENAWINGGAPSQGFLNSPAVVGPFQGFFQGIASPVTDVLFMLGMLGVGAAVMLGIGTRVAAVAGTAIMLMMWAAEWPLQSGSTNPLVDYHIVYALALILVAFAAGGDTWGLGRWWKSLPVVQKNRWLV